A stretch of Lathyrus oleraceus cultivar Zhongwan6 chromosome 6, CAAS_Psat_ZW6_1.0, whole genome shotgun sequence DNA encodes these proteins:
- the LOC127093513 gene encoding histone H4 has protein sequence MSGRGKGGKGLGKGGAKRHRKVLRDNIQGITKPAIRRLARRGGVKRISGLIYEETRGVLKIFLENVIRDAVTYTEHARRKTVTAMDVVYALKRQGRTLYGFGG, from the coding sequence ATGTCTGGAAGAGGTAAAGGAGGAAAGGGTTTGGGAAAAGGTGGAGCCAAACGTCATCGCAAAGTTCTGAGAGATAACATTCAAGGAATTACCAAGCCTGCGATTCGTCGTCTCGCCAGACGCGGTGGTGTGAAGCGTATTAGCGGTTTGATTTATGAAGAAACTCGCGGTGTCCTGAAGATATTTCTTGAAAATGTGATTCGTGATGCCGTGACTTACACTGAACACGCTCGCCGGAAAACCGTTACTGCTATGGATGTTGTTTATGCGCTTAAGAGGCAGGGAAGGACCCTTTATGGCTTTGGTGGTTAG